A stretch of Gallus gallus isolate bGalGal1 chromosome 2, bGalGal1.mat.broiler.GRCg7b, whole genome shotgun sequence DNA encodes these proteins:
- the LOC121113087 gene encoding uncharacterized protein LOC121113087, translating to MAVAEDYGVWEMSFSGGHSASRHFVPSPLCRYVEYSRIYSHLPIFSRPFLLSFLCPVSHTAADLNFRRRGTFTGRAHRFHCIETTAVPRPHRICIKILEHSNHVKIWAQADLQRHPPHLGIALKRKVGCWGAGLPLNGSLASAAGVGLCFPPPVLRNFVCLKESTCFLPAAQRDERRGVLPTAVQLEKSGVWRLKALLSRTSGPAAGQLSSSVLSTTAVCELEAQCS from the exons ATGGCCGTGGCAGAGGACTATGGTGTCTGGGAGATGTCTTTCTCCGGAGGACACA GCGCTTCTCGGCACTTTGTGCCTTCTCCTTTGTGTCGCTATGTGGAGTATTCTCGCATTTATTCCCATCTCCCAATTTTTTCACGCCCATTTCTCTTGTCCTTCCTTTGTCCCGTCTCACACACCGCTGCCGATCTCAATTTCAGACGACGTGGCACGTTCACAGGGCGAGCCCATCGCTTCCACTGCATCGAAACCACAGCTGTGCCACGACCACATCGCATCTGCATTAAGATATTAGAGCATTCCAACCACGTGAAGATCTGGGCTCAGGCAGATCTCCAGAGACACCCACCTCACCTCGGGATAGCTCTGAAG AGGAAAGTAGGATGCTGGGGTGCAGGGCTGCCCCTGAACGGCTCCCTGGCATCTGCTGCAGGGGTTGGGTTGTGCTTTCCGCCTCCTGTACTCAGAAACTTTGTTTGCTTGAAGGAAAGCACCTgctttctgccagcagcacaacGGGACGAACGGAGAGGTGTTCTGCCAACAGCAGTACAGCTGGAAAAGTCCGGGGTCTGGAGGTTAAAAGCTTTGTTAAGTAGAACCAG TGGCCCAGCAGCCGGACAGCTTTcctcctctgtgctgagcacaaCAGCAGTGTGTGAGCTCGAAGCTCAGTGTAGTTGA